The following are encoded in a window of Haloarcula halophila genomic DNA:
- the coaBC gene encoding bifunctional phosphopantothenoylcysteine decarboxylase/phosphopantothenate--cysteine ligase CoaBC: MLEGVNVVLGVSGSIAAVKTVELAHELRRQGASVRAVMTDSAGGIVHPWAVEFATEHDVVTEITGAVEHVELCGREGWGDVLLLAPATANTVGKVAAAVDDTPVTTCATTALGAGLPVVVAPAMHEPMYDHPGVIDAIDRVESWGVTFVDPRIEEGKAKIATEEAIVTAVARAAGDRPLSGTHVVVTAGATTESVDPVRTLSNRASGRTGRAVARACHVRGADVTLVHDGPAVPYASVERVESAAEMTAAVTDLAGAADAVVSTAAISDYTVETAPEKIRSGQSDLTLELTPTPKLIDTVREDHPSLPIVGFKVETEGDDDSLVERARGLRDRADLAFVVANDASVMGATETRALLVDGEGATEYAGDKAGLGARVADELAAVIG; this comes from the coding sequence ATGCTTGAGGGAGTCAACGTCGTCCTCGGGGTCTCCGGCTCTATCGCGGCCGTGAAGACGGTCGAACTCGCCCACGAACTCCGGCGGCAGGGCGCGAGCGTCCGGGCCGTGATGACCGACAGCGCGGGCGGCATCGTCCACCCCTGGGCCGTCGAGTTCGCCACCGAACACGACGTCGTGACCGAGATCACGGGGGCGGTCGAACACGTCGAACTCTGCGGACGGGAGGGGTGGGGCGACGTGCTCCTGCTCGCGCCGGCGACCGCAAACACCGTCGGGAAAGTCGCCGCCGCCGTCGACGACACGCCCGTGACGACGTGTGCGACGACGGCCCTCGGCGCCGGTCTCCCGGTCGTGGTCGCGCCGGCGATGCACGAACCGATGTACGACCATCCCGGCGTGATAGACGCGATCGACCGCGTCGAGTCCTGGGGGGTCACGTTCGTCGACCCGCGGATCGAGGAGGGGAAAGCCAAGATCGCGACCGAGGAGGCGATCGTGACGGCCGTGGCCCGCGCGGCCGGCGACCGACCGCTCTCCGGGACCCACGTCGTCGTCACCGCCGGCGCGACGACCGAGTCGGTCGACCCCGTCCGCACGCTCTCGAACCGTGCCTCGGGTCGGACCGGGCGCGCCGTCGCACGGGCCTGTCACGTTCGCGGTGCCGACGTGACGCTCGTCCACGACGGCCCGGCGGTCCCATACGCGTCCGTCGAGCGCGTGGAGAGCGCGGCCGAGATGACCGCCGCCGTCACCGACCTCGCGGGGGCGGCCGACGCAGTGGTCTCCACTGCCGCGATCTCGGATTACACCGTCGAGACGGCACCCGAGAAGATCCGGAGCGGCCAGTCGGACCTGACACTGGAACTGACGCCGACGCCGAAACTCATCGACACGGTGCGGGAGGACCACCCATCGCTCCCCATCGTCGGCTTCAAAGTCGAGACCGAAGGTGACGACGACTCCCTCGTCGAGCGTGCCCGGGGGCTCCGTGACCGGGCCGACCTCGCGTTCGTCGTCGCCAACGACGCGAGCGTGATGGGCGCGACCGAGACCAGAGCCCTGCTCGTCGACGGGGAGGGCGCGACGGAGTACGCCGGCGACAAGGCGGGCCTCGGGGCGCGGGTTGCCGACGAACTGGCCGCCGTCATCGGGTAA
- a CDS encoding cation:proton antiporter, with the protein MIEFETALLALAAAFVVFGGVALYRVFVGPTTHDRVIAVNVAGTNTVIAISFVAAALDQPVFLDVALVYALLNFLLSIAFSKFNVEQGGVL; encoded by the coding sequence ATGATTGAGTTCGAAACCGCGCTCCTCGCGCTTGCGGCCGCGTTCGTCGTCTTCGGCGGGGTCGCGCTGTACCGGGTCTTCGTTGGACCGACGACCCACGACCGTGTCATCGCGGTCAACGTCGCGGGGACCAACACCGTCATCGCGATCTCGTTCGTGGCAGCCGCACTCGACCAGCCGGTGTTCCTCGACGTGGCGCTCGTCTACGCGCTGTTGAATTTCCTGCTCTCGATCGCGTTCTCGAAGTTCAACGTCGAACAGGGGGGCGTCCTGTGA
- a CDS encoding monovalent cation/H+ antiporter subunit E: MTESDARRLLVPVADSETVRNTVAYAVEQAQATAGEGRPVELHFVVVASTRSVDPDAPAELGAATELLDRVDVWVQEDLGTEPPDLLTITENVLGSDRYLFSPGDYADALLEYATEHGIDRIVLDPEYRPGGAAPMLRPLEVELSRGEFEIERAPVERRTRPTALARAASLPKYLTLFGASYVFYLLLSAYKPLDFLTGAITATIVTALLAPVTFSRQPSVTRLPVQLARLLVYIPYLLWEIAIANLQIAYVVLHPSLPIDPKVVQLRAAVWGDAAVTTLANSITLTPGTLTVSVTDRAFDIHSLTGSAREDLFDGALERAVRFVFYGREAAAIASPRERGDDGPADGPPAEEVAGDD; encoded by the coding sequence GTGACCGAATCTGACGCACGTCGTCTGTTGGTTCCGGTCGCCGACTCCGAGACGGTCCGCAACACCGTCGCGTACGCAGTCGAGCAGGCACAGGCGACCGCGGGCGAGGGACGACCGGTCGAACTCCACTTCGTCGTCGTCGCCAGCACCCGCTCGGTCGATCCGGACGCCCCAGCGGAACTGGGTGCGGCGACGGAACTGCTGGACCGGGTCGACGTCTGGGTTCAGGAGGACCTCGGCACGGAACCGCCCGACTTGCTCACAATCACCGAGAACGTACTGGGTTCCGACCGCTATCTCTTCAGTCCCGGAGACTACGCCGACGCTCTCCTGGAGTACGCGACCGAACACGGAATCGATCGGATCGTCCTCGATCCGGAGTACCGTCCGGGCGGAGCGGCACCGATGTTGCGCCCGCTGGAGGTCGAACTCTCGCGTGGCGAGTTCGAGATCGAACGTGCGCCGGTCGAACGCCGCACACGGCCGACGGCGCTGGCCCGGGCCGCGTCGCTCCCGAAGTATCTCACGCTGTTCGGTGCCTCGTACGTGTTCTATCTGCTCTTGAGCGCGTACAAGCCCCTCGACTTCCTCACGGGGGCGATCACCGCGACGATCGTGACGGCCCTGCTCGCCCCGGTCACGTTCAGCCGACAGCCCTCCGTGACTCGGCTCCCCGTCCAACTCGCCCGTCTGCTCGTCTACATCCCGTACCTCCTGTGGGAGATCGCTATTGCCAACCTCCAGATCGCCTACGTGGTACTTCACCCGTCGCTCCCGATCGATCCGAAGGTCGTCCAGTTGCGCGCGGCCGTCTGGGGCGACGCCGCGGTGACGACGCTGGCAAACAGTATCACCCTCACCCCGGGGACGCTCACCGTCAGCGTCACGGACCGCGCGTTCGACATCCACTCGCTGACCGGGAGCGCCCGCGAGGACCTGTTCGACGGCGCGCTCGAACGGGCCGTCCGGTTCGTCTTCTACGGCCGCGAAGCGGCCGCGATCGCCTCGCCGCGGGAACGGGGCGACGACGGCCCGGCGGACGGCCCACCGGCAGAGGAGGTGGCCGGCGATGATTGA
- a CDS encoding Nif3-like dinuclear metal center hexameric protein, with amino-acid sequence MDTGDIATRLDERLAIEDYADVDASPNGLQVGPGDRSVDHVAVAVDAAVETIERASEAGADLLVTHHGLVWGSIERVTGTDYDRIAPLIEDDLALYVAHLPLDGHQELGNAAGVADLLELTDRRPFGSMGPEHIGQAGTLPDPRPVDDIAASLESSLDTGGQPVRLLDFGPDRVEDVAIVTGSGVDWLDEAAATDADLLVTGEGKQQVYHEAREAGVNVLLAGHYATETFGVRSLAALIEEWGPTTTFLDCPTGL; translated from the coding sequence ATGGACACAGGCGACATCGCAACGCGACTCGACGAGCGACTGGCTATCGAGGACTACGCGGACGTCGACGCGAGCCCGAACGGGCTCCAGGTCGGCCCCGGCGACCGCTCGGTCGATCACGTCGCGGTGGCCGTCGACGCCGCCGTCGAGACGATCGAACGGGCAAGCGAGGCCGGCGCGGACCTGTTGGTCACCCACCACGGTCTCGTCTGGGGGAGCATCGAGCGGGTCACCGGGACCGACTACGACCGGATCGCCCCGCTGATCGAGGACGATCTGGCACTGTACGTCGCCCACCTCCCGCTGGACGGCCACCAGGAACTCGGGAACGCCGCCGGGGTCGCTGACCTGCTCGAACTGACCGACCGTCGTCCGTTCGGCTCGATGGGACCGGAGCACATCGGGCAGGCCGGCACGCTCCCCGACCCCCGGCCCGTCGACGATATCGCCGCCAGCCTGGAGTCGTCGCTGGACACCGGCGGCCAGCCAGTCCGACTGCTCGATTTCGGCCCCGACCGCGTCGAGGACGTGGCCATCGTCACCGGCAGCGGCGTCGACTGGCTGGACGAGGCCGCCGCGACCGACGCCGACCTGCTCGTCACCGGGGAGGGCAAACAGCAGGTCTATCACGAGGCTCGCGAGGCCGGGGTCAACGTCCTGCTGGCCGGCCACTACGCGACCGAGACCTTCGGCGTCCGGTCGCTGGCCGCGCTGATCGAGGAGTGGGGACCGACGACGACGTTCCTGGACTGTCCGACCGGACTGTAG
- a CDS encoding SprT-like domain-containing protein translates to MAPPEYDAVDTNEELIAWSREYCRTVRRERGVDVRFDLVEWAVSTRAKRRAAAVERPTLPDAKVGDPYDWDSVPGADGRPLPCTVSLTRAAFESFDRSEWEATLRHELIHVEQYQRDGTTGHGPAFRRRAAALDTDVHCPAFADPKYVLTCRDCGGLVARRYRDCKLVRERERYRSDCCGAGLALARGPE, encoded by the coding sequence ATGGCCCCGCCGGAGTACGACGCCGTCGACACAAACGAGGAGTTGATCGCCTGGTCCCGTGAGTACTGCCGGACGGTCCGCCGGGAGCGGGGTGTCGACGTCCGGTTCGACCTCGTCGAGTGGGCGGTCTCGACGCGGGCCAAACGACGGGCGGCCGCGGTCGAACGACCGACGCTCCCGGACGCGAAAGTCGGCGACCCGTACGACTGGGACAGCGTGCCCGGCGCAGACGGCCGCCCGCTTCCCTGTACGGTGTCGCTGACCCGGGCGGCTTTCGAGTCGTTCGACCGATCCGAGTGGGAGGCGACGCTCCGCCACGAACTGATCCACGTCGAGCAGTACCAGCGCGACGGGACGACCGGCCACGGGCCGGCGTTCCGCCGGCGGGCCGCCGCCCTCGACACCGACGTTCACTGTCCGGCCTTCGCGGACCCGAAGTACGTCCTGACCTGCCGGGACTGTGGCGGCCTCGTCGCCCGGCGCTACCGCGACTGCAAACTCGTCCGCGAACGCGAGCGGTACCGCTCGGACTGCTGTGGTGCCGGCCTGGCGCTCGCGCGGGGACCGGAGTGA